In the Dyella humicola genome, CTCGCGCTCGATCGGCTGGTCACCGCGCACTCGCTCAACGGCCAATCACGTACACCGTTGCTGCCCGAACGCATCAATGGACTACTCAAGGGCTTTATCGACCTGGTGGTCGAGCATCAGGGGCGTTACTACGTGATCGACTACAAATCGAACAAGCTCGGCAACGACGCCAGCGCCTATACCCCGGCGACCATGCGCGAATCAATCCTGCGCGAGCGCTATGACTTGCAGTACGCCATCTACACGCTGGCCCTGCATCGCCAGTTACGCGCGCGCCTCCCGGGTTACGACTACGACCGTCATATGGGCGGCGTAGCGTACTTGTATCTGCGCGGTATCGACGACGCCGGCCATGGTGTTCATCAGGAGCGTCTGCCCTGGGCACTGATCGACGCGATGGATCGCCTGTTCGCCACGGGAGTGCACGCTCATGCGGCATGACCCCAGGCTCGACCTGCTGGACCAGGCCACCGAGCGCGGTACCTTACGTGCTCTTGACGTCGCGTTCGCCCGCTTCCTCGCAGCGCAGGACGCCCATGCCCCGGCCGTGCTCCCCTTGCTCGGCGCGCTGGTGAGTCGGCAACAGGCCGACGGGCATCTCTGCCTCGATCTGGCATCGTGGGAGCCACTGGCCGAAGAGTTCGCGTGGCCATCGAGCTGGCGTGCACTGATCGCGACTGCCATCGCCGATCCCAGGTCATTGACGCACTCGATCCTCGTCGCCGTGCCTGACGTGGGTGATCGCGCTGCCTCACCCCTGGTACTCGACGGTCATCGGCTCTATTTGCGCCGTTATTGGCAACATGAGCAACGTGTGGCGCAGGCCATCAGCCTTCGTTTGAGCCAGTCACCCAGTGCGCCGCCACAACTGGCTGAACAATTGGCGCGCCTGTTTCCCGCCAAGGTCTCCCACCTCCCCGACTGGCAACGTATCGCCTGCGCATTGGCAGCACGCGGCGCCTTCACCGTCATCACGGGCGGCCCGGGCACGGGCAAAACCACGACCGTCGTGCGCTTGCTTGGCCTGCTGCAGACCCTGCAGCGCAACCACTCCCCCCGTCCGCTGCGCATTCGCCTGGCCGCGCCCACGGGCAAGGCATCGGCGCGACTGCAGGCATCGATCAGCGCGCAGATCGCACAGCTCGATGTCGACAGCGACGTGCGCGCAACGATTCCCAGCCAAGTCGATACCCTGCATCGCCTGCTGGGCGCACGGCCGGATACGCGCCGCTTTCGCCACGACCGTAGCAATCCGCTGCACCTGGATGTACTGGTCATCGACGAAGCCTCGATGATCGATCTGGAGATGATGTCGGCGGTGCTCGCCGCGCTACCTGATGATGCGAAGCTGATCCTGCTCGGTGACAAGGACCAGCTCTCGTCCGTGGAAGCGGGTGCCGTGCTGGGCGACCTCTGCCGCCGAGC is a window encoding:
- the recD gene encoding exodeoxyribonuclease V subunit alpha — translated: MRHDPRLDLLDQATERGTLRALDVAFARFLAAQDAHAPAVLPLLGALVSRQQADGHLCLDLASWEPLAEEFAWPSSWRALIATAIADPRSLTHSILVAVPDVGDRAASPLVLDGHRLYLRRYWQHEQRVAQAISLRLSQSPSAPPQLAEQLARLFPAKVSHLPDWQRIACALAARGAFTVITGGPGTGKTTTVVRLLGLLQTLQRNHSPRPLRIRLAAPTGKASARLQASISAQIAQLDVDSDVRATIPSQVDTLHRLLGARPDTRRFRHDRSNPLHLDVLVIDEASMIDLEMMSAVLAALPDDAKLILLGDKDQLSSVEAGAVLGDLCRRAEAAHYSPTTADWLRQTTGDDVDAWVRTDAAPLDQHVAMLRLSHRFGAESGIGVLAQATNEGDVAKVRQLLRRPHIDIAWLNPSSETQRLAELVLDGGANRFSARSDDASPQGYRHYLEWMRQERPRADADAALFDTWARGVLQSFGRFQLLCALRQGPMGADGLNRQVADILHRAGLIDASREWYEGRPVLVTRNDYSLGLMNGDVGIALRVPDEHGVLHLRVAFEVAGDAGDTATRIRFVLPSRLGERETVYAMTVHKSQGSEFDHAALVLPDEPNAVLTRELLYTGITRARRWFSLWAAMSIVEQTVGQPVYRHSGLHAHWQVTG